Proteins from one Bradyrhizobium roseum genomic window:
- the recR gene encoding recombination mediator RecR: protein MAASVAGPEIERLIQLLARLPGLGPRSARRAALHLIKKREALMTPLAGALQVAIDKIQVCKTCGNIDTQNPCTVCTDPRRDPSTIVVVADVADLWALERANATSGRYHVLGATLSPLDGVGPQDLTIDALVARAHESQVNEIVLALNATVDGQTTAHYITDLLQDANVKVTRLAHGVPVGGELDYLDEGTLSAAMRQRTLF from the coding sequence ATGGCCGCCAGCGTTGCCGGTCCCGAAATCGAACGCCTGATCCAGCTGCTGGCGCGGCTGCCGGGGCTTGGACCGCGCTCGGCGCGGCGCGCGGCGCTGCATCTGATCAAGAAGCGCGAGGCGCTGATGACGCCGCTCGCGGGCGCGTTGCAGGTCGCGATCGACAAGATCCAGGTCTGCAAGACCTGCGGCAATATCGACACGCAAAATCCCTGCACGGTCTGCACCGATCCCCGGCGCGATCCCTCGACCATCGTCGTGGTCGCCGACGTCGCCGATCTCTGGGCGCTGGAGCGGGCGAACGCAACCAGCGGCCGTTATCACGTGCTCGGCGCCACATTATCGCCACTTGACGGCGTCGGTCCGCAGGATCTTACCATCGACGCGCTGGTGGCCCGTGCGCACGAATCGCAGGTCAATGAGATCGTTCTGGCGCTGAATGCGACGGTTGATGGCCAAACTACGGCGCATTACATCACCGACCTCCTGCAGGACGCCAACGTCAAGGTTACCCGCCTCGCGCATGGCGTGCCTGTCGGTGGCGAGCTTGATTATCTCGACGAAGGTACGCTATCGGCTGCCATGCGTCAGCGCACGCTGTTCTAG
- a CDS encoding phosphomannomutase/phosphoglucomutase, with the protein MFPKPQSALIPNTYAFESAPMVKATGFREYDARWLFEKEINLMGVQALGMGLGALIKELGVKQEIVTGHDFRGYSASIKYALISGLMAAGCKVHDIGLAMTPMAYFAQFDLDVPCVAMVTASHNDNGWTGVKMGVNRPLTFGPEEMTRLKQIVLNAEFDNKAGGSYQFHENFPARYIADLTSRPKLKRKLKVVVACGNGTAGAFAPQVMEAIGCEVIPLDTELDHTFPKYNPNPEDMEMLHAIRDAVLSHKADIGLGFDGDGDRCGVVDNTGEEIFADKVGVMLARDMSAIHKDAQFVVDVKSTGLFVTDPVLQKQGAKVEYWKTGHSYMKRRTNELGALAGFEKSGHFFFNKPTGRGYDDGLVSAIAICEMLDRATGKSMADLKDALPKTWSSPTMSPHCADETKYGVAAAVVKHFEDMQKNGEKVAGQNIRDLVTVNGVRVTVEDGSWGLVRASSNKPELVVVVESPVSEQRMRDMFEAMDSVLRTHPEVGAYNQKI; encoded by the coding sequence ATGTTCCCGAAGCCCCAATCCGCGCTGATTCCGAACACCTATGCGTTTGAATCCGCCCCCATGGTGAAGGCGACCGGCTTTCGCGAATACGACGCGCGCTGGCTCTTCGAAAAGGAAATCAACCTGATGGGCGTCCAGGCGCTGGGCATGGGGCTCGGCGCGCTGATCAAGGAACTCGGCGTCAAGCAGGAGATCGTCACCGGCCACGATTTTCGCGGCTATTCGGCCTCGATCAAGTATGCACTGATATCCGGCCTGATGGCGGCGGGCTGCAAGGTGCACGACATCGGGCTGGCGATGACGCCGATGGCGTATTTCGCGCAGTTCGATCTCGACGTGCCCTGCGTCGCGATGGTGACGGCGTCGCACAACGACAATGGCTGGACCGGCGTCAAGATGGGCGTCAACCGTCCGCTCACTTTCGGCCCCGAAGAGATGACGCGGCTGAAACAGATCGTGCTCAACGCCGAGTTCGACAACAAGGCCGGCGGCTCCTATCAATTCCACGAGAATTTCCCGGCGCGCTATATCGCCGATCTCACCAGCCGACCGAAGCTGAAGCGCAAGCTGAAGGTCGTGGTCGCCTGCGGCAACGGCACGGCCGGCGCGTTCGCGCCGCAGGTGATGGAGGCGATCGGCTGCGAGGTGATTCCGCTCGACACCGAACTCGACCATACCTTCCCGAAGTACAATCCGAATCCGGAAGACATGGAGATGCTGCACGCGATCCGCGATGCGGTGCTCTCGCACAAGGCCGATATCGGCCTCGGCTTCGACGGTGATGGCGACCGCTGCGGCGTGGTCGACAATACCGGTGAGGAGATCTTCGCTGACAAGGTCGGCGTGATGCTGGCGCGCGACATGTCGGCGATCCACAAGGACGCACAGTTCGTGGTTGACGTGAAATCGACCGGACTGTTCGTTACCGATCCGGTGCTGCAGAAGCAGGGCGCAAAGGTCGAATACTGGAAGACCGGCCATTCCTACATGAAGCGTCGCACCAACGAGCTGGGCGCGCTCGCCGGCTTCGAGAAATCGGGCCACTTCTTCTTCAACAAGCCGACCGGACGCGGCTATGACGACGGCCTGGTGTCGGCGATCGCGATCTGCGAAATGCTCGATCGTGCGACCGGCAAGTCGATGGCCGATCTGAAGGACGCGCTGCCGAAGACCTGGTCGTCTCCGACGATGTCGCCGCATTGCGCCGACGAGACGAAATACGGCGTCGCCGCCGCTGTCGTGAAACACTTCGAGGACATGCAGAAGAACGGCGAGAAAGTCGCAGGCCAGAACATCCGCGATCTCGTCACCGTCAATGGCGTGCGGGTCACGGTCGAGGACGGCAGCTGGGGCCTGGTGCGGGCCTCGTCCAACAAGCCGGAGCTCGTGGTGGTGGTCGAGAGCCCGGTAAGCGAGCAGCGCATGCGCGACATGTTCGAGGCGATGGATTCGGTGCTGCGCACGCATCCCGAAGTCGGCGCGTATAACCAGAAAATCTGA
- a CDS encoding HIT domain-containing protein, whose amino-acid sequence MPSDAWSLHSQLKKDTIDIGDLPLCKVLVIKDANYPWLLLVPRREGATEIIDLDEVAQGQLMTEISRASRALKEITKCDKLNVAALGNLVPQLHVHVIARRTSDAAWPRPVWGVMQPLAHDAEEVQNFINALRRKIWLG is encoded by the coding sequence ATGCCATCGGACGCCTGGTCGCTGCACTCCCAGCTCAAGAAGGACACGATCGACATCGGCGACCTGCCGCTGTGCAAGGTGCTGGTGATCAAGGATGCGAATTACCCGTGGCTGCTGCTGGTGCCGCGCCGGGAGGGCGCTACGGAAATCATCGACCTCGACGAGGTCGCGCAGGGCCAACTGATGACCGAGATCTCGCGGGCGTCGCGCGCCCTCAAAGAGATCACCAAATGCGACAAGCTCAATGTCGCGGCCTTGGGCAATCTGGTGCCGCAGCTGCATGTCCACGTCATCGCGCGCCGTACGAGTGATGCGGCGTGGCCGCGCCCGGTCTGGGGCGTGATGCAGCCGCTGGCGCATGACGCCGAGGAAGTCCAGAATTTCATCAACGCGCTTCGCCGCAAGATCTGGTTGGGTTGA
- a CDS encoding AmpG family muropeptide MFS transporter, translating to MTAPESTSASPDKATPPAPSWRESLAVYLQPRVLIVLMLGFSSGLPLALSGSTLLVWMRESGVDLTTIGLFALVGTPYTLKFLWAPLVDALHVPLFTRAFGRRRGWLVFSQLLLIGAILLLALTDPARSPLFVALGALLVAAMSSTQDIVVDAFRVESLPESEQAAGMASYVAAYRIGMLISTAGVLFLVSAFESTGIGRHAAWMWGYVAMAALVLIGTITTLLATEPEQSVRAEAATRDEDALTRVVHAAVGAFSEFLARKFAWVALAFVVLFKFTDAFSGTMTAPFVIDLGFTRNDYAAIVKGVGLIATLVGGFAGGYVARRYSLVASLWIGGVLQALSNLVFAWLAYVGVNQWALAAAISAENFTGAIGTVIFVAYLSALCQNPLHTATQYALLTALAAVGRTYLSSGAGYVAETTGWPLFFVISMLVAVPSLILLAWLQRRGHFEAVGPVKV from the coding sequence ATGACAGCACCGGAATCCACCTCCGCCTCACCCGACAAAGCCACGCCCCCCGCCCCCTCCTGGCGCGAGAGCCTTGCCGTTTATCTGCAGCCACGCGTGCTGATCGTGCTGATGCTCGGGTTTTCCTCCGGGCTGCCGCTGGCGCTTTCCGGCTCGACGCTGCTGGTGTGGATGCGCGAGTCCGGCGTCGATCTCACCACCATCGGGCTGTTTGCGCTGGTCGGGACGCCGTACACGCTGAAATTCCTCTGGGCGCCGTTGGTCGATGCGCTGCATGTGCCGCTGTTCACGCGCGCGTTCGGCCGCCGCCGCGGCTGGCTGGTATTTTCGCAACTGCTTTTGATCGGCGCGATCCTGCTGCTGGCGCTGACCGATCCGGCGCGCTCGCCGCTGTTCGTCGCGCTGGGCGCGCTGCTGGTGGCGGCCATGTCCTCGACCCAGGACATCGTGGTCGATGCGTTCCGCGTCGAGAGCCTGCCCGAGAGCGAGCAGGCCGCCGGCATGGCGTCCTATGTCGCGGCCTATCGGATCGGCATGCTGATCTCGACCGCCGGCGTGCTGTTTCTGGTCAGCGCGTTCGAAAGCACCGGCATCGGCCGCCACGCCGCCTGGATGTGGGGCTATGTCGCGATGGCGGCTTTGGTGCTGATCGGCACCATCACGACGCTGCTCGCCACCGAGCCCGAGCAATCAGTGCGCGCGGAAGCCGCCACGCGCGACGAGGACGCGTTGACGCGCGTCGTGCATGCGGCCGTCGGCGCGTTCTCCGAGTTCCTCGCCCGGAAATTCGCCTGGGTGGCGCTGGCGTTCGTGGTGCTGTTCAAGTTCACCGACGCATTCTCCGGCACGATGACCGCACCGTTCGTGATCGACCTCGGCTTCACCCGCAACGACTATGCCGCCATCGTCAAGGGCGTCGGCCTGATCGCGACCCTCGTCGGCGGCTTTGCCGGCGGCTACGTGGCGCGGCGCTATTCGCTGGTCGCAAGCCTGTGGATCGGCGGCGTGCTGCAGGCGCTTTCCAACCTGGTATTCGCCTGGCTCGCCTATGTCGGCGTCAATCAATGGGCGCTGGCCGCCGCGATCTCGGCGGAAAACTTCACCGGCGCGATCGGCACCGTGATCTTCGTCGCCTATCTCTCGGCGCTGTGCCAGAACCCGCTGCACACGGCGACGCAATACGCGCTGCTCACGGCGCTCGCCGCGGTCGGGCGCACCTATCTGTCATCCGGCGCGGGCTATGTGGCGGAGACGACGGGCTGGCCGCTGTTCTTCGTGATCTCGATGCTGGTTGCCGTGCCGAGCCTGATCCTGCTGGCATGGCTGCAGCGGCGCGGGCATTTTGAGGCCGTGGGGCCCGTGAAGGTGTAG
- a CDS encoding Lrp/AsnC family transcriptional regulator encodes MTDLAVQLPEANRRLDAIDRKILTVLQEDASLSVAEIGDRVGLSSTPCWKRIQRLEADGVILRRVALVDQNKIGLGISVFVSVESSDHSEAWLKTFASAVSAMPEVMEFYRMAGDVDYMLRVVVADMASYDVFYKKLIGAVPLKNVTSRFAMEKIKSVTALPVPAA; translated from the coding sequence ATGACCGACCTCGCCGTTCAGCTTCCTGAAGCCAACCGCCGCCTGGATGCGATCGACCGCAAGATCCTGACCGTGCTGCAGGAGGACGCCTCCCTGTCGGTCGCCGAAATCGGCGACCGGGTCGGACTGTCGTCGACACCGTGCTGGAAGCGAATCCAGCGGCTGGAGGCCGATGGGGTAATCCTGCGCCGGGTGGCGCTGGTCGACCAGAACAAGATCGGGCTCGGTATTTCCGTGTTCGTCTCGGTCGAGAGTTCCGACCATTCCGAGGCGTGGCTGAAGACCTTCGCCAGCGCCGTGAGCGCCATGCCCGAAGTGATGGAGTTCTACCGGATGGCCGGCGACGTCGATTACATGCTGCGCGTCGTGGTCGCCGACATGGCGAGCTATGACGTGTTCTACAAGAAGCTGATCGGCGCCGTGCCGCTGAAGAACGTCACCTCGCGCTTTGCGATGGAGAAGATCAAGTCGGTGACGGCGCTGCCGGTGCCGGCGGCGTAA
- a CDS encoding TIGR02281 family clan AA aspartic protease, whose protein sequence is MRNLLMFAAAIAGAGVFMAQMADRMSPTPALAKGADKVAASHSAADPFFPKTTVSPTGGARVSLPRDFRGHFQAIGRIDGQHINFMVDTGASVVALNEKSAAKFGLRPLRGDYNAKVNTANGTIKAARARIPVMDVGGLVVRDVEAMVLPDEALSENLLGLSFLSKLKRFEYADGRLVLEQ, encoded by the coding sequence ATGCGTAACCTTCTGATGTTTGCCGCAGCGATAGCCGGTGCCGGCGTCTTCATGGCCCAGATGGCGGACCGGATGTCGCCGACCCCCGCCCTTGCCAAGGGGGCCGACAAGGTGGCTGCCAGCCATTCTGCGGCCGATCCATTCTTTCCCAAGACGACCGTCTCTCCGACCGGCGGCGCCCGCGTCAGCCTTCCCCGCGATTTCCGCGGCCATTTCCAGGCGATCGGCCGGATCGACGGCCAGCACATCAATTTCATGGTCGACACCGGCGCGTCCGTGGTCGCGCTGAATGAAAAGTCCGCGGCGAAGTTCGGCCTTCGCCCGTTGCGCGGCGACTACAACGCCAAGGTCAACACGGCCAATGGCACCATCAAGGCAGCCCGCGCCCGGATTCCCGTGATGGACGTCGGCGGTCTCGTGGTGCGCGATGTCGAAGCCATGGTGCTGCCGGATGAGGCGCTGTCCGAAAACCTGCTCGGCCTGTCGTTCCTGTCGAAGCTGAAGCGCTTCGAATATGCCGACGGCAGGCTCGTGCTGGAGCAGTAA
- a CDS encoding YbaB/EbfC family nucleoid-associated protein, producing MADFLGMMKQAAQLQSKMQAMQEELGNLEVEGISGGGLVAVRMTAKMEVKGVKIDPSLMKAEEREVLEDLLVTAHNDARRKAETAAMEKMQSLTGGLGLPPGLGLG from the coding sequence ATGGCTGATTTTCTCGGCATGATGAAGCAGGCGGCGCAACTGCAGTCCAAAATGCAGGCGATGCAGGAAGAACTCGGCAATCTCGAAGTCGAGGGCATTTCCGGCGGCGGGCTGGTCGCCGTGCGCATGACCGCGAAGATGGAAGTGAAGGGCGTCAAGATCGATCCCTCGCTGATGAAGGCCGAGGAGCGCGAGGTGCTGGAAGATCTGCTGGTGACCGCGCATAACGACGCGCGGCGCAAGGCGGAGACCGCGGCGATGGAAAAAATGCAGTCGCTGACCGGCGGACTCGGCCTGCCGCCCGGGCTCGGTCTCGGCTGA
- the nudC gene encoding NAD(+) diphosphatase, with amino-acid sequence MSAFDAYPLGKPAFVTHTIDRAAHFRTNDDKLFALEGQSNARAYVVYRDSLVMKQDESGPRALLSIKEALDYGANPGTIFLGLADGAPVFGMGMSPAAAEKLVGRSDVAVTELRGMAMQGVLPLEQLSSIAMAKSLVGWHQRHGFCANCGARTSMKEGGWKRECGSCKAEHFPRTDPVVIMFVSLGDKALLGRQKQFMPGMYSCLAGFVEAAETIEDAVRREILEESGIRVTDVNYYMTQPWPYPSSLMIGCTARAISEEIVVDRVELEDARWFDREELALMHKRQHPDGLFAAHPFAIAHHLIGQWLHGGGNTAA; translated from the coding sequence ATGTCCGCATTCGACGCATATCCATTAGGCAAGCCCGCTTTCGTGACCCACACCATCGACCGGGCCGCGCATTTCCGCACCAACGACGACAAACTGTTCGCGCTGGAAGGCCAGAGCAACGCGCGGGCCTATGTGGTCTACCGCGACTCGCTCGTCATGAAGCAGGACGAGAGCGGCCCCCGCGCGCTGCTCTCGATCAAGGAAGCGCTGGATTACGGCGCCAATCCCGGCACGATCTTCTTGGGATTAGCCGACGGCGCGCCGGTGTTCGGCATGGGCATGTCACCCGCTGCCGCCGAGAAACTGGTCGGCCGCAGCGACGTCGCGGTCACGGAATTGCGCGGCATGGCGATGCAGGGCGTGCTGCCGCTCGAGCAATTGTCGTCGATCGCGATGGCGAAATCGCTGGTGGGCTGGCATCAGCGCCACGGGTTCTGCGCCAATTGCGGCGCGCGCACCTCGATGAAGGAAGGCGGCTGGAAGCGCGAATGCGGAAGCTGCAAGGCCGAGCATTTCCCGCGCACCGATCCGGTCGTGATCATGTTCGTCAGCCTCGGCGACAAGGCGCTGCTCGGCCGGCAGAAGCAGTTCATGCCCGGCATGTATTCGTGCCTCGCCGGCTTCGTCGAAGCAGCCGAGACCATCGAGGACGCCGTCCGCCGCGAGATTCTCGAGGAATCCGGCATCCGCGTCACCGACGTGAATTACTACATGACGCAGCCCTGGCCCTATCCGTCGTCGCTGATGATCGGCTGCACTGCGCGCGCGATCAGCGAGGAGATCGTCGTCGACCGTGTCGAACTTGAGGATGCGCGCTGGTTCGACCGCGAAGAACTGGCGCTGATGCACAAGCGGCAGCATCCCGACGGACTGTTCGCCGCCCATCCGTTCGCCATCGCCCATCATTTGATCGGGCAATGGCTGCATGGCGGCGGCAATACCGCCGCTTAG
- a CDS encoding sugar kinase, whose protein sequence is MNVQDKKAPKMPPRILCIGMPVRDLTFHTPGVPGRGSKENATAFDEICGGNALNGAIGIARLGGRASICGPMGDASETSSRFIFDQMAKEGIETKHLIHMEGLVTPISAVMIDPSGERTIVTFRDPKLWQVKLPDFDTLLDDCAAILTESRCAEFCTELCAEAVRRGIPVIVDVDRAMSLREGLLNASTHLVFSSEPLQETADVTDDAQALKKIAKLTGSFLAGTRGPRGTIWLDENGEIQETPAFPVHTVDTLGAGDVFHGALALAITEKQELRQALRFASAAAALKCTRFGGAFAAPQRAEVEELLVKGKVSGAAPAHP, encoded by the coding sequence ATGAACGTTCAGGATAAAAAGGCGCCGAAAATGCCCCCACGCATTCTCTGCATCGGCATGCCGGTGCGCGACCTCACCTTCCATACGCCGGGAGTTCCCGGCCGCGGTTCCAAGGAGAACGCCACCGCGTTCGACGAGATCTGCGGCGGCAACGCGCTCAATGGCGCCATCGGGATTGCCCGGCTCGGCGGCCGCGCCTCGATCTGCGGTCCGATGGGCGATGCCAGCGAGACTTCGAGCCGTTTCATCTTCGACCAGATGGCGAAGGAAGGCATTGAGACCAAGCATCTGATCCACATGGAGGGGCTGGTAACGCCGATCTCGGCCGTCATGATTGATCCCTCCGGCGAGCGCACCATCGTGACCTTCCGCGATCCAAAGCTGTGGCAGGTGAAGCTGCCCGACTTCGACACGCTGCTGGACGACTGCGCCGCCATCCTCACCGAGAGCCGCTGCGCCGAATTCTGCACTGAACTCTGCGCCGAGGCCGTCCGGCGCGGCATTCCCGTGATCGTGGACGTCGACCGGGCGATGTCGCTGCGCGAGGGCCTGTTGAACGCCTCCACGCACCTGGTGTTCTCCAGCGAGCCGCTGCAGGAGACGGCAGACGTCACCGACGACGCCCAGGCGCTGAAGAAGATCGCCAAGCTGACCGGCTCGTTCCTGGCGGGGACCCGCGGCCCGCGGGGCACGATCTGGCTCGACGAGAACGGGGAGATCCAGGAGACCCCGGCCTTCCCGGTGCATACTGTGGACACCCTCGGCGCCGGCGACGTCTTCCACGGCGCCCTGGCGCTGGCGATCACCGAAAAGCAGGAGCTGCGGCAGGCGCTGCGCTTCGCCTCGGCCGCCGCGGCGCTGAAATGCACCCGGTTCGGAGGCGCTTTCGCTGCCCCGCAACGTGCTGAAGTTGAAGAGCTTTTAGTCAAGGGCAAGGTTTCGGGCGCGGCTCCGGCTCACCCATAG
- a CDS encoding DNA polymerase III subunit gamma/tau, translating into MSDAGAPPDKSDGAETAKPYRVLARKYRPSSFDDLIGQEAMVRTVSNAFETGRIPQAWILTGVRGVGKTTTARILARALNYEKPDGSVKGPTIHMPDLGVHCQAIMESRHMDILEMDAASHTGVDDVRQINDSVRYAPASARYKVYIIDEVHMLSTAAFNAFLKTLEEPPEHAKFVFATTEIRKVPVTVLSRCQRFDLRRVEADVLMNHLGNIAKKEGVEVEPEALGIIARAAEGSVRDSLSLFDQAIAHAAGLVRADAVRQMLGLADRTRVIDLFEYLARGDIASAFGEFRAQYDVGADPVVVLSDLAEFVNFVTRVKIVPATADNVAFGETERVRAREFAAKLSMRVLSRMWQMLLKGIAEVQTATRPAAAAEMVLVRIAYVADLPTPDEAIKMLDANGGGSQIASGGAAPSRAASSAPISSMSAPSPMRAPSSSRSGAEASVRPQMVAPSAQAESAPVLRLTTFPQLVALAGEKRDILTKQALESDMRLVRFEDGRLEVALERNAARGLVNDLSRKLEAWTGRRWTVIVSNEAGQPTLRAQNEQARNEHARAAEADPRVQEVLARFPGARVVEVRRLAAEPPESDINTDDLNESPDNDDD; encoded by the coding sequence ATGAGTGATGCTGGCGCTCCCCCCGACAAGTCAGACGGCGCCGAGACGGCCAAGCCTTACCGGGTGCTGGCGCGAAAATACCGCCCGTCCAGCTTCGACGACCTGATCGGCCAGGAGGCCATGGTCCGCACCGTCTCGAACGCGTTCGAAACGGGCCGAATTCCGCAGGCCTGGATCCTGACCGGGGTCCGCGGGGTCGGCAAAACCACCACCGCGCGAATCCTTGCCCGCGCGCTCAACTATGAGAAGCCGGATGGCTCGGTGAAGGGCCCGACCATCCACATGCCGGATCTCGGCGTGCACTGCCAGGCGATCATGGAAAGCCGGCACATGGACATCCTCGAGATGGACGCCGCTTCCCACACCGGCGTCGACGACGTCCGCCAGATCAATGACAGCGTGCGCTATGCGCCGGCCAGCGCCCGCTACAAGGTCTACATCATCGACGAAGTCCACATGCTGTCGACGGCGGCGTTCAACGCCTTCCTGAAGACGCTGGAGGAACCGCCCGAGCACGCCAAGTTCGTCTTTGCCACCACCGAAATTCGCAAAGTCCCGGTCACCGTGCTGTCGCGCTGCCAGCGTTTCGATCTGCGCCGGGTCGAGGCCGACGTGCTGATGAACCACCTCGGCAACATCGCGAAAAAGGAAGGCGTCGAGGTCGAGCCCGAAGCGCTCGGCATCATCGCGCGCGCCGCCGAAGGCTCGGTGCGCGATTCGCTGTCTCTGTTCGACCAGGCGATCGCGCATGCGGCGGGCCTCGTCCGTGCCGACGCGGTGCGGCAGATGCTGGGGCTTGCCGACCGCACAAGGGTGATCGACCTGTTCGAATATCTGGCGCGCGGCGATATCGCCAGCGCCTTCGGCGAGTTCCGCGCGCAATATGATGTCGGCGCCGATCCGGTCGTGGTGCTGTCGGATCTGGCCGAATTCGTCAATTTCGTCACGCGGGTGAAGATCGTTCCCGCCACCGCCGACAATGTCGCGTTCGGCGAGACCGAGCGGGTCCGCGCCCGCGAGTTCGCCGCAAAACTGTCGATGCGCGTATTGTCGCGGATGTGGCAGATGCTGCTCAAGGGCATCGCGGAAGTGCAGACCGCGACGCGGCCGGCGGCGGCGGCCGAAATGGTGCTGGTCCGCATCGCCTATGTCGCCGACCTGCCGACGCCGGACGAAGCGATCAAGATGCTCGATGCCAACGGCGGCGGATCGCAGATCGCCTCCGGCGGCGCGGCGCCGTCACGGGCGGCGTCCAGCGCACCGATATCCTCCATGTCCGCTCCGTCGCCGATGCGCGCGCCTTCATCGTCCCGCTCCGGCGCGGAAGCCTCCGTGCGGCCGCAAATGGTGGCGCCGTCGGCCCAGGCCGAGTCCGCGCCCGTGCTGCGGCTCACGACTTTCCCGCAACTCGTGGCCCTCGCCGGCGAGAAGCGCGATATCCTGACCAAGCAGGCGCTGGAATCCGACATGCGCCTCGTTCGATTCGAGGACGGGCGCCTCGAAGTGGCGCTGGAGCGCAACGCGGCGCGCGGCCTGGTCAACGACCTCTCGCGCAAGCTGGAAGCATGGACCGGGCGGCGCTGGACCGTGATCGTCTCCAACGAGGCCGGCCAGCCGACGCTGCGCGCGCAGAACGAGCAGGCGCGCAACGAGCACGCCCGCGCTGCGGAGGCCGATCCGCGCGTGCAGGAAGTATTGGCGCGATTTCCCGGCGCCAGGGTGGTCGAGGTGCGGAGGCTTGCCGCCGAGCCGCCGGAATCCGATATTAACACTGATGACTTGAACGAGAGCCCCGACAACGACGACGACTGA